Proteins found in one Chlamydia pneumoniae TW-183 genomic segment:
- the secG gene encoding preprotein translocase subunit SecG, whose product MTVLFYAFLFIFLFLCVILCGLILVQESKSMGLGSSFGVDSGDSVFGVSTPDILKKVTSWCAVAFCIGCLLLSFSTNLLGKKLDAKEFLLPAAEESDTQASSESVEADES is encoded by the coding sequence ATGACAGTGTTGTTTTACGCATTTTTATTCATTTTCCTTTTTCTATGTGTAATTCTTTGTGGCTTAATCCTGGTTCAAGAGAGTAAGAGCATGGGGTTAGGTTCTTCGTTCGGCGTGGATTCTGGAGATTCTGTCTTTGGTGTCTCTACTCCAGATATTTTGAAAAAAGTGACTTCATGGTGTGCTGTTGCTTTCTGCATAGGTTGTTTACTACTTTCATTTTCCACGAATCTCTTGGGGAAAAAGTTAGATGCTAAAGAATTTCTATTGCCTGCTGCTGAGGAGAGCGACACTCAAGCTTCTTCTGAGAGCGTTGAAGCAGATGAATCCTAG
- the def gene encoding peptide deformylase codes for MIRRLEYYGSPILRKKSSPIAEITDEIRNLVSDMCDTMEAHRGVGLAAPQVGKNVSLFVMCVDRETEDGELIFSESPRVFINPVLSDPSETPIIGKEGCLSIPGLRGEVFRPQKITVTAMDLNGKIFTEHLEGFTARIIMHETDHLNGVLYIDLMEEPKDPKKFKASLEKIKRRYNTHLSKEELVS; via the coding sequence ATGATTAGACGTTTAGAATATTACGGCAGTCCTATTTTAAGGAAAAAGTCTTCCCCAATTGCAGAGATCACAGATGAGATTCGTAATCTCGTGAGTGATATGTGTGATACTATGGAAGCACATCGTGGTGTCGGTTTAGCCGCTCCTCAGGTAGGGAAAAACGTCAGTTTATTTGTCATGTGTGTAGATAGAGAGACTGAGGATGGAGAGTTGATTTTCTCTGAGTCTCCGAGGGTATTTATCAATCCTGTTCTATCAGATCCTTCTGAAACCCCGATCATAGGTAAAGAAGGATGTCTTTCTATTCCTGGATTGCGAGGAGAAGTATTCCGCCCTCAGAAAATCACAGTGACCGCTATGGATCTCAATGGTAAAATATTTACTGAGCACTTGGAAGGATTCACTGCACGTATCATTATGCACGAGACTGACCATCTGAATGGAGTTCTCTATATTGATCTTATGGAAGAACCCAAAGATCCTAAAAAATTTAAAGCCTCTTTAGAGAAGATCAAACGTCGCTACAATACACACTTGAGTAAAGAAGAACTAGTTTCTTAA
- the rnhC gene encoding ribonuclease HIII produces MPPPFVVTLTTSAQNNLRDQLKEKNFIFSQPQNTVFQARSNTVTCTLYPSGKLVIQGKGSEEFIEFFLEPEILHTFTHARVEQDLRPRLGVDESGKGDFFGPLCIAAVYASNAEILKKLYENKVQDSKNLKDTKIASLARIIRSLCVCDVIILYPEKYNELYGKFQNLNTLLAWAHATVINNLAPKPAGDVFAISDQFAASEYTLLKALQKKETDITLIQKPRAEQDVVVAAASILARDAFVQSIQKLEEQYQVQLPKGAGFNVKAAGREIAKQRGKELLAKISKTHFKTFDEICSGK; encoded by the coding sequence ATGCCGCCACCATTTGTTGTTACTTTAACAACTTCTGCTCAAAACAATTTAAGAGATCAGCTAAAAGAAAAAAATTTTATCTTTTCTCAGCCACAGAATACCGTATTTCAAGCTCGCTCTAACACTGTTACCTGCACTCTATACCCCTCCGGGAAACTCGTAATCCAAGGTAAAGGAAGTGAGGAATTCATAGAATTTTTCTTAGAACCAGAAATCCTTCATACCTTCACCCATGCAAGGGTAGAGCAAGACCTTCGTCCAAGGTTGGGAGTCGATGAATCAGGGAAAGGTGATTTTTTTGGCCCTTTATGTATTGCGGCAGTCTATGCATCGAATGCAGAGATCTTAAAAAAACTCTATGAGAATAAAGTCCAAGACTCTAAAAATCTCAAAGACACGAAAATCGCTTCTTTAGCACGTATCATACGCTCACTATGTGTCTGCGATGTCATCATTCTATACCCAGAAAAATATAACGAGCTATATGGGAAATTCCAGAATTTAAATACACTTCTTGCTTGGGCCCACGCTACTGTTATCAACAACTTAGCACCCAAACCTGCAGGAGATGTCTTTGCTATTTCAGATCAGTTTGCAGCTTCAGAATACACCCTACTCAAAGCACTTCAAAAAAAAGAAACCGATATTACTTTAATACAAAAGCCACGTGCAGAACAAGATGTAGTCGTAGCAGCAGCTTCTATATTGGCTAGAGATGCATTTGTACAGTCGATACAGAAGTTGGAAGAACAATATCAAGTACAGCTTCCTAAAGGTGCTGGATTCAATGTCAAAGCAGCAGGAAGAGAGATCGCTAAGCAACGAGGGAAAGAGCTCTTAGCAAAAATCAGCAAGACACATTTTAAAACCTTTGACGAAATTTGTTCGGGGAAATAA
- a CDS encoding helix-turn-helix domain-containing protein: MQEHIHKELLHLGEIFRSSRESQSLSLKDVEAATSIRYSCLEAIEQGCLGKLISPVYAQGFIKKYATYLGLDGDSILQEHPYVMKIFKEFSDHNMEMLLDLESMGGRNSPERAIHSWSNLWWAGLIIIGGIMVWWLGSLFSIF; encoded by the coding sequence ATGCAAGAACACATACATAAAGAATTGCTACATCTAGGTGAAATCTTTCGCTCATCACGAGAGTCTCAATCCCTATCGTTAAAGGATGTAGAGGCTGCAACCTCGATACGATATAGTTGTTTAGAAGCTATTGAACAGGGGTGTTTAGGAAAATTGATTTCTCCAGTTTATGCTCAGGGATTTATTAAGAAATACGCTACGTATCTTGGGTTGGATGGAGATAGTATCTTACAAGAACATCCTTATGTCATGAAAATTTTTAAAGAGTTTTCAGATCATAATATGGAGATGCTTTTAGACCTTGAATCGATGGGAGGAAGGAATTCTCCGGAAAGAGCAATTCATTCTTGGTCGAATCTTTGGTGGGCAGGGCTGATCATTATAGGTGGCATCATGGTGTGGTGGCTCGGATCGTTGTTTTCTATTTTTTAA